From a single Sinorhizobium sp. RAC02 genomic region:
- the radA gene encoding DNA repair protein RadA encodes MAKARTQFICQNCGTAHSRWVGKCEGCGEWNTVVEEDPMGGIGSGPGKVPKKGRPVALTALSGEIEEAPRIHTRISELDRATGGGFVRGSAVLIGGDPGIGKSTLLMQAAAALSRGGHRVIYVSGEEAVAQVRLRAQRLQAAETDVLLAAETNVEDILATIGEGKRPDLVIIDSIQTLWSDTAEAAPGTVTQVRTGVQAMIRFAKQTGAAMVLVGHVTKDGQIAGPRVVEHMVDAVLYFEGDRGHHYRILRTVKNRFGPTDEIGVFEMSDKGLREVSNPSELFLGERNAKSPGAAVFAGMEGTRPVLVEVQALVAPTSLGTPRRAIVGWDSARLSMILAVLEAHCGVRLGQHDVYLNVAGGYRISEPAADLAVASALVSSLAGLALPADCVYFGEVSLSGAIRPVAHTAQRLKEAEKLGFSQAVLPAGSADLPKGAGGRWNEIDSLPDLVARIAGSKRALQREDEDV; translated from the coding sequence ATGGCGAAAGCCCGCACGCAATTCATCTGCCAGAACTGTGGCACCGCGCATTCCCGCTGGGTCGGAAAGTGCGAGGGGTGCGGCGAGTGGAACACCGTCGTCGAGGAAGACCCGATGGGCGGCATCGGCTCCGGACCCGGCAAAGTGCCGAAGAAGGGCCGGCCGGTCGCGCTGACGGCGCTGTCGGGCGAAATCGAGGAAGCGCCGCGCATCCACACCCGCATTTCCGAACTCGACCGGGCGACCGGCGGTGGTTTCGTGCGCGGTTCGGCGGTGCTGATCGGCGGCGATCCAGGCATCGGCAAGTCGACGCTCCTGATGCAGGCAGCGGCCGCCCTCTCCCGTGGTGGCCACCGGGTCATCTATGTCTCGGGCGAAGAGGCCGTCGCGCAGGTGCGCCTGCGCGCGCAGCGCCTGCAAGCAGCCGAGACCGACGTGCTGCTCGCCGCAGAAACCAATGTCGAGGACATTCTCGCCACCATCGGTGAAGGCAAACGGCCGGACCTCGTCATCATCGATTCGATCCAGACGCTGTGGAGCGACACGGCCGAGGCAGCGCCCGGCACGGTGACACAGGTGCGCACCGGCGTGCAGGCGATGATCCGCTTTGCCAAGCAGACGGGTGCGGCCATGGTGCTCGTCGGCCATGTCACCAAGGACGGCCAGATCGCAGGCCCCCGTGTCGTCGAGCACATGGTCGATGCCGTGCTCTATTTCGAAGGCGACCGCGGCCATCACTACCGCATCCTGCGCACCGTCAAGAACCGCTTCGGCCCGACGGACGAGATCGGCGTCTTCGAAATGTCCGACAAGGGGCTTCGCGAAGTCTCCAATCCATCGGAACTCTTCCTCGGCGAGCGTAATGCGAAGTCACCGGGTGCCGCCGTCTTCGCCGGCATGGAGGGCACGCGTCCCGTTCTTGTCGAGGTGCAGGCGCTGGTCGCCCCCACCTCGCTCGGCACGCCGCGCCGCGCCATCGTCGGCTGGGATTCGGCAAGGCTGTCGATGATCCTGGCGGTGCTGGAGGCGCATTGCGGCGTCCGGCTCGGGCAACACGATGTTTACCTCAATGTGGCGGGCGGTTATCGCATTTCGGAGCCGGCGGCGGACCTTGCCGTTGCGTCTGCGCTCGTTTCGTCGCTCGCCGGTCTTGCCCTTCCCGCCGATTGCGTCTATTTCGGCGAAGTCAGCCTGTCGGGTGCCATTCGCCCGGTGGCGCACACCGCCCAGCGCCTCAAGGAGGCGGAAAAACTGGGGTTTTCGCAGGCCGTGCTCCCCGCCGGTTCCGCCGATCT
- the alr gene encoding alanine racemase, with product MSTHHTSTRSSLPVAGEDHARLTINLSALADNWRAMARRSGAARTAAVLKADAYGIGLEPAARSFHQAGARDFFVATPAEGAALRGLLPDVRIYVLSGMWAGSERLFFEFDLVPVIVSEEQLVVFMSAVADGGDLPCVLHVDTGMSRLGLRVEDALALASDTARPASFSPIMLLSHLACADDPSHPLNRQQLQRFRSVVEAFDDIDATLANSAGIFLGEDYHFTLTRPGIALYGGAAVNDVPNPMKPVVTAEARILQVREAKAGESVSYGASMVFTRDTRIAVAAIGYADGYMRSLSGSGVPLRTANIPGASGVLHGRPVPLIGRVTMDLTHFDVTDLPAGSVRAGDFIELFGNHMPIADVARAGGTVDYELLTSLGGRYERRYETAKK from the coding sequence ATGAGCACGCACCATACCTCCACCCGTTCCTCCCTGCCCGTCGCCGGCGAAGATCACGCCCGCCTGACAATCAACCTTTCGGCACTCGCCGACAACTGGCGCGCCATGGCCCGGCGCTCGGGTGCTGCCCGCACCGCCGCGGTGCTGAAGGCCGACGCCTATGGTATCGGTCTGGAACCGGCGGCGCGGAGCTTCCATCAGGCCGGTGCGCGCGATTTCTTCGTCGCCACGCCTGCCGAGGGGGCTGCGCTGCGCGGCCTGCTGCCCGATGTCCGCATCTATGTTTTGTCCGGCATGTGGGCCGGCTCCGAGCGGCTGTTCTTCGAGTTCGATCTGGTGCCGGTCATCGTCTCGGAAGAGCAGCTCGTCGTCTTCATGTCGGCCGTTGCCGACGGTGGTGACCTGCCCTGCGTGCTGCATGTCGATACCGGCATGAGCCGGCTCGGCCTGCGCGTCGAGGATGCGCTGGCGCTGGCCAGCGACACCGCGCGGCCGGCCAGCTTCTCGCCGATCATGCTGCTCAGCCATCTGGCCTGCGCCGACGACCCGAGCCATCCCCTGAACCGCCAGCAGCTCCAGCGCTTCCGTAGCGTCGTCGAGGCCTTCGACGATATCGATGCGACGCTCGCCAACTCGGCCGGCATTTTCCTCGGCGAGGATTATCACTTCACCCTCACCCGCCCCGGCATCGCGCTGTACGGCGGTGCTGCCGTCAACGACGTGCCGAACCCAATGAAACCGGTCGTCACCGCCGAGGCGCGCATCCTTCAGGTGCGCGAGGCGAAGGCCGGCGAAAGCGTCAGCTACGGCGCTTCGATGGTGTTTACCCGTGACACCCGCATCGCGGTCGCGGCGATCGGCTATGCCGACGGCTACATGCGCAGCCTTTCCGGCTCCGGCGTGCCGCTGCGCACCGCGAACATTCCTGGCGCCAGCGGCGTGCTGCATGGCCGCCCCGTGCCGCTGATCGGCCGCGTCACCATGGACCTCACCCATTTCGACGTGACGGACCTGCCGGCTGGAAGTGTGCGCGCCGGCGACTTCATCGAGCTTTTCGGAAACCACATGCCGATCGCCGATGTGGCGCGCGCTGGCGGCACCGTCGACTACGAGCTCTTGACCAGTCTGGGCGGACGTTACGAACGACGCTACGAGACGGCGAAAAAGTAG